In Achromobacter pestifer, the DNA window CGTGAGCGTGGGCATGCGGCGGGGTGTGGACGGGTTGGCAGAATTTGGCGCCCGCGGCATAGAGAATCTGCGCCGCTGGAGCGACCGCGAGCTGCGCGGCGAGTTGTTCCGCACGGCTCTTGCGCCCTGGCCCTTGCATATGGGCATGGGTCCGGACGATGCTTGCTCGGCCCTGATCGGCAAGACGGTGTTTGCATCGATCATCGCCAACGGCATTCCCCTGGTGCGAGGCGGAAGCGCCAAGATCGTCGAGGCTTTCTGCCGGTTGATCGCACGGCACCATGGCGTGGTGCACGTCGACACCGATGTCGAGCGCATACTCTTCGACGGCGCGCGGGCCGTGGGGGTGGCTGCGAACGGACAGGTCTGGCGCGCGCGGCGGGCGGTGGTGTGCAATGTGACGCCGACCCAGCTTTACGGCCGTCTGGCGCCGAACGCGCCGGCGCAGTGGCATAAGCGCGCCCACGCCTATCGCTACGGAAGGGGCTGCATGCAGATCCATTTCGCTTTGTCGGCCCCGCCATCATGGCCGGATTCAGAGCTTGCGCAGGTTCCGCTATTGCATCTGGCCCAGAGCCTCGAAGCCGTGTCCATGGCGGTGGCCCAGGCGAACAACGGTTTCCTGCCCGCGAGGCCCACGCTCGCAATTTCCCAGCCGGCTGCCATCGACGCCACCCGTGCGCCCGCAGGCGGCGCCATTCTGTGGATCCAGATGCAGGACATGCCGGCCACGCTTACGGGCGATGCGGCGGGTGAAATCCAGGTACCCGCCGACGGCAAGTGGAACGACGCCGTGCGGGAACGCATGGCCGACCGGGTGCAGCGGCTGCTGGAAGAAGTACTGCCGGGCTTCGCTGCCACCGTGGTTGGCCGCCGCGCATACTCGCCGGCCGACCTGGAATCGCTGAATTGCAATCTGGTCGGCGGGGATCCCTATTCGGGCATTTGCACACCCGATCAGTACTTCTGGCTGCGCCCATTTTCCGGGGTCAGCGGTAAGCGAGGGCATGCCACGCCCTGGAGCAACGTGCATCACATCGGGGCGTCCACGCATCCGGGCCCAGGCTTGGCTGGTGGATCCGGCTGGATGGTGGCGAAGCGCCTGCTGCGCTAAAGGCGGCAGGCGCCGCAAGGCCGAGTGGATCAGGGTCTGGCTGCGGTCCCGCGTAGTTGACTGGGCGTCGCGCCGTATTTGCGCAGGAAGCGGCGGCCGAAGTAGCCGGCATCCTTGAAACCGCAACTGAACGCGATCTCCTGGATGGAGCGGTGACGCTGGTTCAGGTTCAGCAATTGGCATCGGGCGCGTTCCAGGCGTTCGTCTTCTATCCATTTGTGCAGCGTCGTTCCCGTGGCGGCGAATACGCGATGCAGGTAGCGGATGGAGATACCCACCAACTCGGCGATGCGGCTCGCGGACAGATCCGGATCGGAGAGATGGGCGAGGGCCATCGTTCTGATGCGCCTGATCAGGTGGTCATGCGAGCGGCCCAGCGGAACCGCGGAGCCATCCTGGGTTTCCGATTCGGCGACCAGATCGAGCAACGCGGAGGTGAGCGAATGGCCGATCGGTGGAATCTGGTCGGTCGTCTCCGCTGCCACGGCCTGCAGCAGGCGGGAGGCCAGCCCGCTGGTGCCTCGCGCGCCGCTGAATACACGCCCGCACATCGTATCGGTGGTGAGGCCGCGCAGCATGAACTCATGCCGGGGAACACGCATGACCAGGCGTCTGGCCGAACTGTTGGCTTCGATCCGGTATGGCAGGGTGCTGTCCACTATCGTGAAATCGCCCCGCTGAAGTGGCATTTCGCGGTCCAGGTGCTTCATGTGCACCCGGCCGTCGAGATGAACGGCAAGCAGGAAATCGGTCTGCCGGTCGCGTGCGATATCTGCCGGGCCGCGCTCGATGCTGACGGAGTCGTAGTCGACGAGCGAGTATTCGAGGAACCCGACCTTTCCCTGTTTGATCTTCGCGTTGAAACCGTCTGTCACGGTCCGGCGCACCGAAATCTCCGCGACGCGGCATACGGCGAGCCGGAACACTTCGAAGCGCCTGCCCGGCGTGAGAAGTTCAGTGTCGAGTATGG includes these proteins:
- a CDS encoding phytoene desaturase family protein; this translates as MMPDEVDAIIVGSGINSLVCGALLARRGWRVAILERNTRPGGCIVSEELFPGYVHDLLSTSYPLFTSGPAYAELSRDLHGEGLEFVQNGYATGVIRPDGRFLAFKQDISDTVQRLNTACAGDGDTFGREAERLFGADAGLTFGLLGQDPYSWRTMREVVSVGMRRGVDGLAEFGARGIENLRRWSDRELRGELFRTALAPWPLHMGMGPDDACSALIGKTVFASIIANGIPLVRGGSAKIVEAFCRLIARHHGVVHVDTDVERILFDGARAVGVAANGQVWRARRAVVCNVTPTQLYGRLAPNAPAQWHKRAHAYRYGRGCMQIHFALSAPPSWPDSELAQVPLLHLAQSLEAVSMAVAQANNGFLPARPTLAISQPAAIDATRAPAGGAILWIQMQDMPATLTGDAAGEIQVPADGKWNDAVRERMADRVQRLLEEVLPGFAATVVGRRAYSPADLESLNCNLVGGDPYSGICTPDQYFWLRPFSGVSGKRGHATPWSNVHHIGASTHPGPGLAGGSGWMVAKRLLR
- a CDS encoding helix-turn-helix domain-containing protein, translating into MQTILDTELLTPGRRFEVFRLAVCRVAEISVRRTVTDGFNAKIKQGKVGFLEYSLVDYDSVSIERGPADIARDRQTDFLLAVHLDGRVHMKHLDREMPLQRGDFTIVDSTLPYRIEANSSARRLVMRVPRHEFMLRGLTTDTMCGRVFSGARGTSGLASRLLQAVAAETTDQIPPIGHSLTSALLDLVAESETQDGSAVPLGRSHDHLIRRIRTMALAHLSDPDLSASRIAELVGISIRYLHRVFAATGTTLHKWIEDERLERARCQLLNLNQRHRSIQEIAFSCGFKDAGYFGRRFLRKYGATPSQLRGTAARP